gtcttggatcgggagtaatatcatggtgcagcaagagacaaccaactttATCCTTATCAAGCgccgaagcagaatatcgatcggcagcatcagtaacacaagaaattacttggttgaagcagctaatggaagatcttcatcaatcaacagattatcaagtaaagcttttctgcgataacttatcagctatacgtctagcagaaaatccagtctttcatgcgagaacaaaacatatagaagtgcactatcactatgttcgcgagaaggtccttgaaggggagatcaagatgatgccaacaaagacagatgaacaggttgcagatatattcaccaagagcctaagtaaaccgaagtttacaaaattcagagaagcacttggaatggtctgcaagacatcgttggaagaaaatttgcattgaggaggagtgttaaaatacaatgcaaatttagaataatatggaattagttaatgtatatgggtaaaatatctagatattaatatgtatatgaaaaatatctagatattaaaatgtaaggaaaaatctagatatttatgtgtgtaagaaatatctagatatttatatgtataaaaatatctagatatttatatatatccatggaaatatctagtttctagaaacttccatggagtagtataaatataggtgggTGTTTCATTTATGTAaggtgtgaagttgtgagagtgaaataagaagtgagttgtgaagaagagaagaagagtgtgagttagcgaaagtagagaagataaagcttgtaagtaatattgtaattgtaatttaatataagtgtttttgttaagtttcccgatcaagccttagtttgtgtttaagttcttagtgcacttttgttgttcttattatatggtcggctctgccgcctaagtaatacatggtcggttataccacctaaagatatatggtcgacactgtcgcctaagtacattgtgcactaaggatttataaaattaaaggctaaccaacgtcaaagtgttggtgtagtgagtctagtatagtctaggtcctctatagtgggtgtgttgggctcgtcgaagcttccaacatgtaatttgtaattaatttaataatatatataatatagatatatagatataatatatagatacaaatatcctaaaataactttcaaccacaattcacaaaaaacttttggtttatatatatgtatagactaggtttttgagcccgtgcgttgcacgggtgtgtaaaaaactgTGCAAAAAATGAAATTTGCAGTTAATATTGTTATGTAAATAGCACACTAAAATGATaagaaaagtataagaattatttaagagcatgtagtgttgacaaaatttaaaaagtcttttgagtttaagatcccgtagtgttgataaatttaaaaaatttcttttgagtttaagagcccgtagtATTGACGAATTTCaaggttcttttgagtttaagatctcgtggtgttgacaaatttaaaTGTGGTTTtgagtggtgttagtaacttaatgtctacaatttttttctcatcattaatatctttttaatatataaattacatactacgtaatatttagagtacattgtaaattgtcatggaacgtaacattaataaagtataaattatattatttcaaaattattatatacaatAATTTTTTGAATAAAAGTATAACCCGTGAGTTTTAATTTAagaaaagttgttagtcatttcagcaaaataatggtactcgagggagtcgtcatgtataattaatattataataattatatttgtgtgtttataaatattttaaggacttaaactgtaaatctAAATCACTTTCGTATTTATTGCAAAAAAGAAATGCTTCATTGGTACTGCATCGAAGCTCCATTTCGAATACAATTTATtgtgttttgttcgtaaaattatttcgagttgaacgttgATGGCGGTAAAACCtaactcgcggcgaacagaaagataaatctgtcaaaaaattttatattaaacataataatatcttaaaataacaataatttatatctaaataatatacatatgcatattaCGTACATGTAGTATGTATCTATAAataaattactatatatatatatatatataaatatataaacatccataaataactttcaaccacaatcaaaAAAACCTTTTTCtttcatatatatgtgtgtgtatatatatatagggagaggatccagtgagaattattttagtgtgagaactttagaaactccaaaatacacccaaatacactgaaattcgagcaaaaaaggggaaTTCGAGCACACAAAAAAAagggaattcgagcaaaaattaaaaacacggacgaacaaaaaattcatagtcgagcaaaaaaattttatttttttttcgaatACCAAAATGTAGAATACATTTTGGTTCGAATATCGCCTTTTTTGCTCGACTATCaacgtgttctacatttttttgtttgactattcaaaatgtagaacacaaaattgttcggccgctttttttttgttcgaatatcatgtTTTTTGTTCGAATTGCTCCTTTTTGTTCGGCCgtgttttttttgttcgaatttcctaTTTTTTGCTCGACTATCCCCTTTTTTGCTCGTCCGTATTTCAGTGTATTTTGgggtatttttgagttctcagggttctcacacaaaaaagttctcatttgatccctctatatatatatatatatatatatatatatatatatatatatatatatatatatatatatatatatatatatatatatagacaaaattacgctcgtcgtccctgaacttgtatccAGCCTTCTCACGCcatccttaaacttttttttttgctgACGCCGTCCCTGAACTTGTACTTTGTAACTCTGGTCGTCCCTCTGTCTATTTTCCGTCCAATTTCTCTGTTAATTCatgtcatgtgccagacatgtgagggtaatttTGTCTTTTAAGCTTTAACCAACTCCTTTCTCATCTCTACCAACTGCAGTCACCTTCTTATTCATCTTTGATATTCCCCATTTCATTTTATACCAAATTATAAACCCTAACTAGTTACAAATCAAATCATATAATAAAAAGTCAGATGTGGAACTTCAACATTAAACCATGAGTTTCTTTCAAACTAAACGCCTTGTTAAGATTGCATTTACCCATATCAAACACATCATTAGGTTTTCACTATTTCTTTCAAATTAATTTACATCTCTACAGCAACAATTAAAAAAGGGTGAAAGATTTTCAGACCCACAGAAAGCACATCACCTTCGATTTGCAGAAAATAACAAAATGGGTGGAAGAAACGGCTGCGTTCAATAACCTGCAACCCCGAACATTGAATCGGAGATCCGTCTGTCGTCGTATATTTCCTTCAATCACTTATCTGGGTGAGTTAATTTCCTTCTATCACAGATCTGGGTGAAACAACACTAGCCGGTGGTCGATGGTAATTGATGGTGGTCGACGGTGGTCGTTGGAGACAGGAAGAGTTGCCGGAAGATGAACAACACTCGCCGGTAATTTATTTGTTATTTGATTTGATTCGATGGCGAATTTTAAACACATCATTGATGTAATCGTTTCAGATCCTGGTACATTTGAGTTTGCTGCAGTAGGATTACAAATGGGTATTGTAATTTAATGGGAATTATGTAAACTGGGATGAAATCATTTTGGTGAATTTTTTCTAATATTTTAATTCCATTGCTGTGATGAAACCAACGATGATGATCAATAAACCTGGAAATATGGTAGCGAAAAAGATGAAGGAAGAAAAGGGATTCACAAAAAGGAAACTCAAATGGACTTGAGAAAGAGAAATGGAACTAGCAAGCCATCATCGAGAGAttcaaaaaggaaaagaaaatgggTTGAAAGGATGGTTCACATGGGGTAGTTGGGCACAATTATTTAAAAGAGATAAACAAATGAtgaattaaattattaaattaaaaaaatgatagaaagactaaaataccctcatgtgCCTCGCACATGGGATGAGATAACGGAAAAATGGTACGGAAAGTAGACGGAGGGACGACTAGAGTTACAAAGTACAAATTTAGGGATGACGccagcaaaaaaaaaaagtttaaggatgacctgagaaggctggatacaagttcagggacgacgagcgtaattttgtcatatatatatatatatatatatatatatatatatatatatatatatatatatatatatatatatatatatatatatatatatatatagtagagggatcaaatgagaaccaaGAGGGAAGTGATTTTTAGGGGGGAAGGGGGAAGCTCATGATCTCACCCTTGATTTTTGATCCAACAGCCCATAATATTCCACCTCCTCTTCTTGTTCCAGCTTCCTGGCCGTATCCTTTATTTGTATTGAAAGGGTAATTTCGTCATTTCATAATTACTTTTAGTTTTTTCGTAATTTCGtaattctttttttttcttttttccttttatTAACTGATATAATTGATTTTGTTTTTTCGTTGATCATCATTGAATTAGGGTTTCGTTCTCTCTTCGTCAATATTCAATTACGATTCTTCATACAATTTTTCAGTGATTTCGTCTTCATCATAAACGTTTGAGTTATGGTTTATAAGTTCATCTGATTCGTTTTTGTTTTTGCTCAATTTAGTTCTATATCATTCGTATCTGATTCGTTTTTACTTTTTTATGTGTAATCAAGGTTTGCGATGGCTTCCAGTTCTATTTGTGCTTCAGATTCTACCTCTCGTGTTGAAGGTTCTACTTCTGTCGATGCTTCATCTGGTTTCGATTCTGCACAGTCTAATGCTGAATGTACGTGTTTCCTGATTTAcattcattatttttaattttatttacgTATGATCAATATTACTATCTGTTATCTGTTTTCTGTTGTTTGCTTctattttagggtttaggttatgtTTCAGTgcattaataatgaatatttttaATAACATTACATGTGTTGCATGTATTAATGTGACTTTGTTTTTCCTGCTTTTAATACTTTATTTTCTTATGAATATTACATATGATGAATATTATTATCTATTGTTTattgtttctttttattttatgGTTTATGTAATGTTTCTGTTCATCAATGATAAATATTTTTCTAAAAACATTACATGCCCTGCACGTTTTAATGTGAATTGTTTTTTTTCTGATTTCAATACatgattttcttatgaacattacatatgtttattattattatatattttctgTTCTTTTTTATTGTTTTTTAGGGTTTATGATATGTTTCTGTTCACCAATAATAAATATATTGCTAATAACATTGCATGAtcaatattttgtatttttaggttCTGGAGCAATTGTTGAACAACTTGATATTTCTTCAATAATTAGAGAAAGTGTTGATGGTTCACAAGAATATTTACCTGTTGTTCCTGATCATTTGAAACCTGTTATTGGTACTTTATTTCAATCGTGTGATGCATGTCAGTTGTTTTATGAGTCCTGTGGCGAGGCTGGTGGATTTGATACTAAAAGATCTTCGCAAAATAGAAATACAGCTGGGATTGTTATTTACAAGGTTTTTTCTTGTAATAGATCCGGTACTTCTAGTCATCTCGCCTATGATTCTCTTGTAGATTTTAATCTACCTATTGTTAAAGATTCAGTTGAAGGTGGTGTGGAAGGTGATGTTGAAGGTGACTCAGAAGTTGATGTTGATGGTAATGGTGAATCTAATGTTGAACTTTCTAAAGCTGATAAAAGGAAgaaaagaaagaaggaaaaaaaacCTCTTATTCGTAAAGTTTCCACAATCAAGACTGGTTGTTCTGCATCTCTTAGATGTAAGTTAGTTGGTGATAAGGTGATGATTTGGAAGTTCTATGAAGGTCACAATCATAAGTTAGTTTCTGTAGGTAATAGACAGCAAATGAAGATAAACAGAAGGATTGGTTTAGACGACGCGCAAATGTTGTTTGATTTAAATACTAAATCTAATGTTGGTGCTACTACAGCTTATAACATTATCTCAAATCTTAATGGTGGTTTTAGTCTGGTTGGTCCTTCTTCTGTTGATTTTCAAAACTTTAGGCGTGACATGAATCGGTATGTAGGTGAAAGTGATGCACACATTTTTATAGAGAATCTTCTTCGGAAGCAAGAAGTTTTACCAAACTTCACTTGCAAGTATAAATGTGGTAATGATGGTACTTTACTTGGAGTATTCTGGTCTGATTATATCTCTAAAGTTAATTATCAAGAGTTTGGTGATATCGTGTCTTTTGATGCAACTTACAAGACAAACAAGTAAGTCTTTACTTTTGTTTTTATTAATTTATTCTGTTAACATTCAAtgtgtgtaatattattattaattattttaaattgtaTTTCAGGTACAAGATGGTGTTTGTTCCTCTTACTGGAATTGATAATCATAAGAAACTTGTGTGTTTTGGTGCTGCTCTACTTATTGGTGAAAGTATTGAATCGTTTAACTGGTTTCTAGACTGTTTCTTGAAAACTTTTGGGAATGAACCTTCATTAGTTGTCACCGATCATGATCCTGCAATGAAAGAGGCTATTGATTTGAAATTTAAACATGCAAAACACCGATTGTGCATGTGGCATATAAGTTACAAGCTGCGTGATAAGGTTTTATGTTTTTAACTTTttgttttcttactttttattactTGCCTTTTTTC
This genomic window from Rutidosis leptorrhynchoides isolate AG116_Rl617_1_P2 chromosome 2, CSIRO_AGI_Rlap_v1, whole genome shotgun sequence contains:
- the LOC139887911 gene encoding protein FAR1-RELATED SEQUENCE 5-like yields the protein MASSSICASDSTSRVEGSTSVDASSGFDSAQSNAECSGAIVEQLDISSIIRESVDGSQEYLPVVPDHLKPVIGTLFQSCDACQLFYESCGEAGGFDTKRSSQNRNTAGIVIYKVFSCNRSGTSSHLAYDSLVDFNLPIVKDSVEGGVEGDVEGDSEVDVDGNGESNVELSKADKRKKRKKEKKPLIRKVSTIKTGCSASLRCKLVGDKVMIWKFYEGHNHKLVSVGNRQQMKINRRIGLDDAQMLFDLNTKSNVGATTAYNIISNLNGGFSLVGPSSVDFQNFRRDMNRYVGESDAHIFIENLLRKQEVLPNFTCKYKCGNDGTLLGVFWSDYISKVNYQEFGDIVSFDATYKTNKYKMVFVPLTGIDNHKKLVCFGAALLIGESIESFNWFLDCFLKTFGNEPSLVVTDHDPAMKEAIDLKFKHAKHRLCMWHISYKLRDKQQTPEKFETRWKSLIDDYKLHEVRWFNDISSSSCYQTNSRVEGDKLICVIQEEFPEPRLKWDYHVEFNEKTFECDCSCLLFVREGRLCRHVFVVYYINEVHAIPDRYILKRWSKGASEVFNSIASELNPFVASYRVKKELLNKFRKALFFLKDDTEKLDLLRDKFDVFISEFFNPDDDTAPSRFAAIEQLYGFPRPALANVHGPKGVRNKGERSNKGESSNKRYLPAVERNGKKQRACK